From a region of the Corallococcus coralloides DSM 2259 genome:
- a CDS encoding ABC transporter permease, producing MNFRVDVWEGARIALTSLRSNRLRTVLTTVGIGVGVCTLLAIVGIIQGLNSSFADQLSKIGSNTLQVSKFPWVMNGDWWAYRNRKKLSLDLVEPMRTASEHVIAVAPMMFVNAEVSFQNRKLASVQTMGTSPDYAMTSSVEMAQGRFLTQADVDNRSSVVVIGAEIGKVLFPGINPVGHRILVDRRPYRVAGVIVERGTLLGQNVDLVVMLPYTAFQGHFGTQRDVTLVLAVDQQENVPRVQDRLTETLRRERNTKPGAPDDFAINRPDQLANMYAQLTGALYGAATGVGLITLLVGGIGIMNIMLVSVRERTREIGVRRALGARKHTIILQFLMEAASVSAVGGAMGTAVGMGLAWLVNYLTPLAAAVQPMTVVLGVGFSAVVGLLFGIWPAARAANLDPVEALRHD from the coding sequence GTGAACTTCCGGGTCGACGTGTGGGAGGGCGCGCGCATCGCGCTGACCTCGCTGCGCTCCAACCGGCTGCGGACGGTGCTCACCACGGTGGGCATCGGCGTGGGCGTGTGCACCCTGCTGGCCATCGTCGGCATCATCCAGGGGCTGAACAGCTCGTTCGCGGACCAGCTCAGCAAGATTGGCTCCAACACGCTGCAGGTGTCCAAGTTCCCCTGGGTGATGAACGGGGACTGGTGGGCGTACCGCAACCGCAAGAAGCTCTCGCTGGACCTGGTGGAGCCCATGCGCACCGCCTCCGAGCACGTCATCGCGGTGGCCCCCATGATGTTCGTCAACGCGGAGGTGTCCTTCCAGAACCGGAAGCTCGCCTCCGTGCAGACCATGGGCACCAGCCCCGACTACGCCATGACGTCCTCCGTGGAGATGGCGCAGGGGCGCTTCCTCACGCAGGCGGACGTGGACAACCGCTCCTCCGTCGTGGTGATTGGCGCGGAGATCGGCAAGGTGCTCTTCCCGGGCATCAACCCGGTGGGCCACCGCATCCTCGTGGACCGCCGCCCCTACCGCGTCGCGGGCGTCATCGTGGAGCGCGGCACGCTGCTGGGGCAGAACGTGGACCTGGTGGTGATGCTGCCGTACACCGCGTTCCAGGGGCACTTCGGCACCCAGCGCGACGTGACCCTGGTGCTCGCGGTGGACCAGCAGGAGAACGTCCCCCGCGTGCAGGACCGGCTCACGGAGACGCTGCGCCGTGAGCGCAACACCAAGCCCGGCGCGCCGGACGACTTCGCCATCAACCGGCCGGACCAACTGGCCAACATGTACGCGCAGCTCACCGGCGCGCTCTACGGCGCGGCCACCGGCGTCGGGCTCATCACGCTGCTCGTGGGCGGCATCGGCATCATGAACATCATGCTGGTGTCCGTGCGCGAGCGGACCCGCGAGATTGGCGTGAGGCGGGCGCTGGGCGCTCGCAAGCACACCATCATCCTCCAGTTCCTCATGGAGGCGGCCAGCGTGTCCGCGGTGGGCGGCGCCATGGGCACCGCGGTGGGCATGGGCCTCGCGTGGCTGGTGAACTACCTCACGCCCCTGGCGGCGGCGGTGCAGCCCATGACGGTGGTGCTGGGCGTGGGCTTCTCCGCGGTGGTGGGCCTGCTGTTCGGCATCTGGCCGGCGGCGCGCGCCGCGAACCTGGACCCCGTGGAAGCGCTCCGCCACGACTAG
- a CDS encoding ABC transporter permease, giving the protein MWMAFWDTVRLAFGTFRSNPLRSFLTLLGIVIGVTTVVSMMSLIEGLKNQVNDQMSELGSDCFQVQRLPFGQGELSIAELARRPRFTYADLDAIRTQPSISQAAGEDSKGGQKASTADRESRPNVNVWAGTAEYFNTNSVSLSSGRPFTDAEFVDGRRVAVIGQDLADTLWPGLDPLNREFRLLGRTFQVVGTLKRRGGFLGGGSQDNQAMIPLSTFASMFGVRDFRISIQAKSPEVLQRAQDEVTLLMRRRHGLKPDEPDDFFLYNNASATQMFNSLSAAVSAASFGVCILSLLVGGIGILNIMLVAVTERTREIGIRKALGAKRYRILAQFALEAVVLSLVGGAVGVALGVGLAHLARWMINLPTEVPMWSVIVSLVMSCGVGLAFGIYPAARAAKLDPVEAMRTE; this is encoded by the coding sequence ATGTGGATGGCTTTCTGGGACACGGTACGGCTGGCGTTCGGCACGTTCCGCTCCAACCCCCTGCGCTCCTTCCTCACGCTGCTGGGCATCGTCATCGGCGTCACCACCGTGGTGTCCATGATGTCCCTCATCGAGGGGCTCAAGAACCAGGTGAACGACCAGATGTCGGAGCTGGGCAGCGACTGCTTCCAGGTGCAGCGGCTGCCCTTCGGCCAGGGTGAGCTGTCCATCGCGGAGCTCGCCCGCCGGCCGCGCTTCACCTACGCGGACCTGGACGCCATCCGCACGCAGCCCTCCATCTCGCAGGCCGCGGGCGAGGACTCCAAGGGCGGCCAGAAGGCCTCCACCGCCGACCGCGAGTCGCGTCCCAACGTGAACGTCTGGGCCGGCACGGCGGAGTACTTCAACACCAACTCGGTGAGCCTCTCCAGCGGGCGGCCCTTCACGGACGCGGAGTTCGTGGACGGCCGGCGCGTGGCGGTGATTGGCCAGGACCTGGCGGACACGCTGTGGCCCGGCCTGGACCCCCTGAACCGCGAGTTCCGCCTCCTGGGCCGCACCTTCCAGGTGGTGGGCACGCTCAAGCGCCGGGGCGGGTTCCTGGGCGGCGGCAGCCAGGACAACCAGGCCATGATTCCGCTGTCCACCTTCGCGTCCATGTTCGGCGTGCGCGACTTCCGCATCAGCATCCAGGCGAAGTCCCCGGAGGTGCTCCAGCGGGCCCAGGATGAGGTGACGCTGCTCATGCGCCGCCGCCACGGGCTCAAGCCGGACGAACCGGACGACTTCTTCCTCTACAACAATGCGTCCGCCACGCAGATGTTCAACAGCCTCTCCGCGGCGGTGTCCGCGGCCAGCTTCGGCGTGTGCATCCTGTCGCTGCTGGTGGGCGGCATCGGCATCCTGAACATCATGCTGGTCGCCGTGACGGAGCGGACGCGGGAGATTGGCATCCGCAAGGCGCTGGGGGCCAAGCGCTACCGCATCCTCGCGCAGTTCGCGCTGGAGGCGGTGGTGCTGTCCTTGGTGGGCGGCGCGGTGGGCGTGGCGCTGGGCGTGGGCCTGGCGCACCTGGCGCGCTGGATGATCAACCTGCCCACGGAGGTCCCCATGTGGTCCGTCATCGTGTCGCTGGTGATGAGCTGCGGGGTGGGGCTGGCGTTCGGCATCTACCCGGCGGCGCGCGCCGCGAAGCTGGACCCCGTGGAGGCGATGCGCACGGAGTAG
- a CDS encoding phospholipase D-like domain-containing protein: MRLVWPILLALLAAGCPYPNHRQDLRLRALPEDPAARDLAIEQTMGVPMEPGNGVELVQNGQVFDVIEEEIRAARSSIHIASYIWRPGIPSDRLLIALRERAPGVQCRVIVDPLGSVNFEVVAPVLADAGCDVRIYRPYQGAVTSLDAVRIRARMHRKMVIRDGEVALTGGFGIWRSWLGNGDAAETWRDTNVRVRGPVVRGMQLAFAQNWQESGGAFLPPESFPELAPAGNARALFVASTGHRFLSEASKMWLLSIAAAKHRLWIANSYFIPSEAISDMLILKAREGVDVRVLVPGRYHDVKPVFNAQRASYARLLAAGVRIYEYEISMMHSKTLVADDTLSIVGSTNLDPLALSHTDEASVMVEDPVFADELAKSFEVDLTHSAEVHWHGWKRRGLLQRLGEQLPWFIGDFL, translated from the coding sequence GTGCGGCTGGTCTGGCCCATCCTGCTCGCCCTGCTCGCCGCGGGGTGTCCCTACCCGAACCACCGACAGGACCTGCGCCTGCGCGCGTTGCCGGAGGACCCGGCCGCGAGGGACCTCGCCATCGAGCAGACGATGGGCGTCCCGATGGAGCCCGGCAACGGCGTGGAGCTGGTGCAGAACGGCCAGGTCTTCGACGTCATCGAGGAGGAGATCCGCGCCGCGCGCTCCAGCATCCACATCGCCAGCTACATCTGGCGTCCGGGAATCCCGTCGGACCGGCTGCTCATCGCACTGCGCGAGCGGGCTCCTGGCGTGCAGTGCCGGGTCATCGTGGATCCGCTGGGCAGCGTGAACTTCGAGGTCGTGGCCCCGGTGCTCGCGGACGCCGGCTGCGACGTGCGCATCTACCGTCCCTACCAGGGCGCGGTGACGTCGCTGGACGCGGTGCGGATCCGCGCGCGCATGCACCGCAAGATGGTCATCCGCGACGGCGAGGTCGCGCTGACGGGCGGCTTCGGCATCTGGCGCAGCTGGCTGGGCAACGGCGACGCGGCGGAGACCTGGCGCGACACCAACGTGCGCGTGCGGGGCCCTGTTGTGCGAGGCATGCAGCTCGCCTTCGCGCAGAACTGGCAGGAGTCCGGCGGCGCCTTCCTGCCCCCGGAGTCCTTCCCGGAGCTCGCGCCCGCGGGCAACGCGAGGGCCCTCTTCGTCGCCAGCACGGGGCACCGCTTCCTCTCGGAGGCGTCGAAGATGTGGCTGCTGTCCATCGCCGCCGCGAAGCACCGGCTGTGGATCGCCAACTCGTACTTCATCCCGTCGGAAGCCATCAGCGACATGCTCATCCTCAAGGCGCGCGAGGGCGTGGACGTGCGGGTGCTGGTGCCGGGCCGCTACCACGACGTGAAGCCCGTGTTCAACGCGCAGCGGGCGTCCTACGCGCGGCTCCTCGCGGCCGGCGTGCGCATCTACGAGTACGAGATCTCGATGATGCATTCCAAGACGCTGGTCGCGGACGACACGCTGAGCATCGTGGGCTCCACCAACCTGGATCCGCTGGCGCTCAGCCACACCGACGAGGCTTCGGTGATGGTGGAAGACCCGGTGTTCGCGGACGAGCTGGCGAAGTCCTTCGAGGTGGACCTCACGCACTCGGCGGAGGTCCACTGGCACGGCTGGAAGCGGCGAGGCCTGCTTCAGAGGCTGGGCGAGCAGCTGCCGTGGTTCATCGGCGACTTCCTGTGA
- a CDS encoding DUF4091 domain-containing protein, with product MPSIRPFRAALLSLTVGLPVFAAGPAVWGEGMMVKVRPGTAVRSATEVRLTAARNEFVSFQVALHGGDTGLKGVRAKLPALEGPTKLTGPDVTLYRQALITTKQASVAGESVGAWPDGLVPDTDEIAGETRSAFPFDVPAKEARALWVDVHVPKDAPPGDYTGTVTVEADGGFQRQVTARLTVVDAALPSTSSLSSAFLLWPPHVCRAHTGREDCTPEELQPLLTRYQRMALEHRFTLSSLFPRKPWPPEWSSFDATWGPYLEGTAPNRLQGARMTSLEYVGPLDAANLKDFTAHMKAKGWLDRAYVQLGDEPPYGTPFAQVHATGELVRQAAPGLRTMLTTNSRELKANGLEDAVDTAVPLVNHLDGTDANFRGDQRGTYTRFLERPGTALWMYQSCMSHGCAYGTNAPENKPGAGWPSYMLDRSAAKARAMEWVTFLQGATGELYYQSVGMLSTAWTDQYRFNGNGDGTLFYPGTPEAIGGKTDVPVASLRLKLIRQGMQDYEWLKAVSDAGDPDFARKVARDLIPAASRVTDDGAAFDAARLKLIQRYEELTATQTPDAGTQQPADGGTEPLPDEAAGGPSQGSPGSTSDVTPDAVDDAQAGGCTTGGGGTAAVAGGLLFAAWALGGMRRRHARVTVSARTK from the coding sequence ATGCCTTCGATTCGACCGTTCCGTGCCGCGCTGTTGTCGCTGACCGTGGGCCTGCCGGTGTTCGCGGCCGGGCCCGCAGTGTGGGGCGAGGGGATGATGGTGAAGGTGCGGCCGGGGACCGCCGTCCGGAGCGCCACCGAGGTGCGGCTCACCGCCGCGCGCAACGAGTTCGTCTCCTTCCAGGTCGCGCTGCACGGCGGCGACACGGGGCTGAAGGGCGTCCGCGCGAAGCTGCCCGCGTTGGAAGGCCCCACGAAGCTGACGGGGCCGGACGTGACGCTGTACCGACAGGCGCTGATCACCACGAAGCAGGCATCAGTCGCGGGAGAGTCCGTGGGCGCGTGGCCGGACGGGCTGGTGCCGGACACGGACGAGATCGCCGGAGAGACGCGAAGCGCCTTCCCCTTCGACGTGCCGGCGAAAGAGGCACGGGCCCTGTGGGTGGACGTGCACGTGCCGAAGGATGCGCCGCCCGGCGACTACACGGGCACGGTGACGGTGGAGGCGGACGGAGGCTTCCAGCGGCAGGTGACGGCGAGGCTGACGGTGGTGGACGCGGCGCTGCCGAGCACGTCCTCGCTGTCGTCCGCGTTCCTGCTCTGGCCGCCGCACGTGTGCCGAGCGCACACGGGTCGCGAGGACTGCACGCCGGAGGAGCTGCAGCCGTTGCTCACGCGTTACCAGCGGATGGCATTGGAGCACCGCTTCACGCTCTCCAGCCTCTTCCCGCGCAAGCCGTGGCCGCCGGAGTGGAGCAGCTTCGACGCGACGTGGGGACCGTACCTGGAGGGCACGGCGCCCAATCGGCTTCAGGGCGCGCGGATGACGAGCCTGGAGTACGTGGGGCCGCTCGACGCGGCGAACCTGAAGGACTTCACGGCGCACATGAAGGCAAAGGGCTGGCTGGACCGGGCCTACGTGCAACTGGGGGACGAACCGCCCTACGGAACGCCCTTCGCGCAGGTGCACGCGACGGGAGAGCTGGTGCGCCAGGCGGCGCCCGGGCTGCGCACGATGCTGACGACGAACTCGCGCGAGCTGAAGGCCAACGGCCTGGAGGACGCGGTGGACACGGCGGTGCCGCTGGTGAACCACCTGGACGGCACGGACGCGAACTTCCGGGGCGACCAGCGGGGGACGTACACGCGCTTCCTGGAACGCCCGGGAACAGCGTTGTGGATGTATCAGAGCTGCATGAGCCACGGCTGTGCGTATGGGACGAACGCGCCGGAGAACAAGCCGGGGGCGGGCTGGCCGTCGTACATGCTGGACCGGTCGGCGGCGAAGGCGCGCGCGATGGAGTGGGTGACGTTCCTGCAGGGAGCGACGGGCGAGCTCTACTACCAGTCGGTGGGCATGCTCTCCACGGCATGGACGGACCAGTACCGCTTCAACGGCAACGGGGACGGGACGCTCTTCTACCCGGGCACGCCGGAAGCCATTGGCGGGAAGACGGACGTGCCGGTGGCATCGCTGCGGCTCAAGCTCATCCGCCAGGGCATGCAGGACTACGAGTGGCTCAAGGCGGTGAGTGACGCGGGAGACCCGGACTTCGCGCGCAAGGTGGCCAGGGACCTGATTCCGGCCGCATCGCGAGTGACGGACGACGGCGCCGCGTTCGACGCGGCAAGGCTGAAGCTCATCCAGCGTTACGAGGAGCTGACCGCGACCCAAACGCCGGACGCGGGAACACAGCAGCCGGCGGACGGAGGCACGGAGCCCCTGCCGGACGAAGCCGCGGGAGGTCCCTCGCAGGGGTCACCCGGATCCACTTCCGACGTGACGCCGGACGCGGTCGATGACGCCCAGGCGGGAGGCTGCACCACGGGTGGAGGCGGAACGGCGGCGGTCGCGGGAGGCCTGTTGTTCGCGGCCTGGGCGCTCGGCGGCATGCGTCGTCGTCACGCTCGCGTGACCGTGTCCGCCCGGACGAAATAG
- a CDS encoding GNAT family N-acetyltransferase: MSTDVVKRAVIREARPEDDKAIGELLVDAYVTQYAKKLPEVVYSDERKAFLRDIESRRKVCTIMVAEVDGEVAGTVALYPPGAPGTEAWLPRTADLRALATSVRYHGQGLAQPLLAEAEVLAKRWGVDAISLHVRRGALGVARMYQRRGYQRTPEGDMDRLPDVFLEAYLLPLK; this comes from the coding sequence ATGAGCACGGACGTGGTGAAGCGAGCCGTCATCCGCGAGGCGCGGCCCGAGGACGACAAGGCGATTGGCGAGCTGTTGGTGGACGCCTACGTCACGCAGTACGCGAAGAAGCTGCCGGAGGTCGTCTACTCCGACGAGCGCAAGGCGTTCCTGCGCGACATCGAATCCAGGCGCAAGGTGTGCACCATCATGGTGGCGGAAGTGGACGGAGAGGTCGCGGGCACGGTGGCCCTGTACCCGCCCGGCGCGCCCGGCACCGAAGCATGGCTGCCCCGCACGGCGGACCTGCGCGCCCTGGCCACCTCGGTGCGCTACCACGGCCAGGGTCTGGCCCAGCCGCTGCTGGCGGAGGCGGAAGTCCTCGCGAAGCGCTGGGGCGTGGACGCCATCTCCCTCCACGTGCGCCGGGGCGCGTTGGGCGTCGCGCGCATGTACCAGCGCCGGGGCTACCAGCGTACGCCGGAAGGCGACATGGACCGTCTCCCGGACGTGTTCCTGGAAGCGTACCTGCTGCCCCTGAAGTGA